Below is a genomic region from Brassica oleracea var. oleracea cultivar TO1000 chromosome C9, BOL, whole genome shotgun sequence.
ATCCCCACCCACTCACTCGGAAAATATTAGGGTTATGCAGAAAATAAATGGGCCTCATTAGCCCATTTATTACTTTTTTCCTGAGGTCCGGTCCATTAAGAAGCGCTTGTTGTTTTCCATAGCTTGCGTACAATAAACACAAAGTTGAGATCCCAAAGTTGCTTGTAACCTTTGTCTCTGATTTTGAAAAGTGTACATTTTTTTCTCTAAATTTTGTAATGCGCACACATACATTTGTGAATATTGGGATCTTCTAATAGAAATTTATGGTAAGAATTGTTTTTGGAAGAATTGAAGATGAATAAGATTAATTTTGTTCAATCTGTTAATCCATTCCAACATTTTACATGTATAAGTGAAAGAGTATATATACAAATCACATTGATCTTTCGTGCAAGTGAAAGGAAGGTGCTCATATGGCACGCCTATAATATACGAGATTGCGTTTGAGGCAACCAGCACAAATCAGTTTCTCCACCCAACCGGAGACTCACTTCATACCGTATCCCTCCACCAGCTCCAGGAGCTTCTCCGCCGTGAATTTCCCACAAAAGGCACGACCTCCACCGGAAGAGCCAGCTTTACTTCCAACAGAAAGGCACAATCTTCTACTCGTCAGCAATCACCACGAACAACAGTGGATAAACTTCGGGCTAGTTAATGTAACCAAAGTAAAACACCATTGTTTGATCAAAAAAGAAAAAAAAAAGAAAAACACCATTAACATAATAATAAACGTTGTATTATAGCGTACTATCCTCTCTCTTTTTTTTTTTGTCACATTGGCATAAAATAAAGCAGAAATTTACACAAACTTGATGAAAGAAAGAATAAATTAATTACACGATTTTTAAACATATATCTTAAGCTAAAGTAAAAAAAATCAGATAAATAATAAAAAAGAATATTATGTTTGTGTAAGATGTTTTGGTAGTACACACTTATTAAGAAAATTACTTTTACCTAGAAAGTATCATTAAAATTATAAACTAAAAACTACTCAACCAATTACAAAATAGAACTATCAAATTTGATTGGCTGAACATAAACTTAAAGTTATCTAGAAAGATGAGAACATCTTATATATTGGAACATAAAAATTATTCTAAACATCTTATATTTCAGAACAGAGGGAGAGGGACTATATCTTAAGCTAAAGTAAAAGAATCAGATAAATAATAAAAAGAATATTATGTGTGTTTACAGTATACATAACCAATAAAAAAAAAGAGTTTGTGTGCAAGTAAAAGGGGAAAAAAGTGAAATGGGCCGAGCAGATCAGCCCACGTGACCGGAAGTTGCGGCGGCGAGAACCCACTGGAGGAGGTCAAGAAGGCGAAAGGCTAAAACAGAGGAGGAAACGGGAACACTAACGATGAGGAGAAGCAGCGTTGCGATTGCAACTGTGGGCCGAGAATTCATGAGGAAGCTCTGGAGAAGACCAACGGATTCGCAGATGACAGAGTCGTAGCTGCTGTAGAAACGCTTCTCCCAATCCATCCAGTGAGAAGGAGGCTCGTAGTTTCTCTCAACCATCTTCATCTCGTGGATGCGTTTCCTCAGAACGATCATGTTCTCGTCCACCAGTCTCCCTCCTCCGTAGTAATGGTCCTTTCCTGAAGACGCAGCCGCAGAAACGCTCATCTTCTTCTTCTTCTTCTTAATCATCATTTTGTTCGTGGAAAACGGATGGAACCTGAGTGGTGATATCAAAGCCGACGAAGAGATAATTGTAGCTTCCATTGTTTATGTTTGTTTGGAATGTTTGAAGGAGATCGTTGTTGTTCGTTGGAGAAGGTAATGGACAAGTGGATATGGATTTATAACCAAATAATAATTTGGATAAAAGTGGGGGATTATATGATTATTGATTAGCGCGTTGCCACCACTTGCCAATCTCATCAATTTGATGAGTAGGAGGACCCACTTTTCTTTACTTACACGTCTTTTACTATTCATCTTTCAAACCAATTTTGTACTTAACATATTTTTTTTTTTCCGGAACCACTGTACAGTATTAACATACCTATGTTTTCTTTAGACTACTTTCGTTGCAGCGCTCTTGTACATTGAAGTTGAAAAATAGTCGATGATCTATCCATTTTGACCTATGCTTTTTTTTTTAAATGAGATTAGTCGATGATATCGATTCAATATGTGATCAGTTTATGACATAGCTAGTCGCATTAGTTATTAGGATATGTTAATGCATGCATAATGAGAAAGGAAAGTTGACATGTATTGACGAGGATGTTACAATCGATGCATTGTGAAACTTCCTACGGTACGCTAACTTGTTAGCTTGTTGATTTAGGAAACACGGCATTTAGAAAATGAAATGAAATTGAGAAACCTCCTTTAATAATGCACATGATGTGCCAACTGCCAATGCATATATTTGTTGCCCTTTTCAATATACTAATAGCATATATTAAATTCCTTTTTTACAACCGAATTGACCTCCCATTTGTTTATGTGATTGCACCTTAAAAAGCGTACAAGTCGGTGACCTTTTTATAATTATGCGATTACTATCATATCTCAACTGTAATAACCTAATGTTTAAACAAATTAATGGGAGAATTGAGGGCACATTTCAATGCATATTTGTCTTACAATGTCCTCATCACATAGTCACAGATCAGATCACAGATCAGATTACTATACCAGTTTCCTTAAAACCTATAATCAAAATTATACATTGCATCACTTTAAAACCAAGTTCTTATGTTGATATAACATATTTGATGTAAACAAAAACAAAAAGCGTGATCTGAATGCCAACGCAAAGATACGAGGATGTTTGGACCAGACGCCACGTCCCATACCGTTGGGTATTTCACTATTTTGACTTTCTCCCAATGGGCGGCTCTTATATTATTATCTTATCTACTCGTTTAATTAGATAACTAATTCCGTTATTTTTATAATCTAATAGTCTATATATTTTGAGTCTGGATCCGAATCTTCAGACGTCAATCCTGACGTTACCATTTTTGAGTTTTGCAGTTGTTTGTTGCTCAGCTAGTCAGCTTTCAGGCAATATTCTTTTTTTTTTTTGAACGAGCTTTCAGGCAATGTTCAATGTTCCCAATTCACAACCTATTTGGAAGTCACTGCAATAGACTTTGTCTTCACTAAGATCTTTAATATATTATTTGTGAAAATAGAGTCAATATTAGTTTCCATTTTGTTTGTGGATAAATTAAGAGATGACAAAAGTGGCTACGTCAAAGAGTTGAAGAAGTCTAATGAAATCAAATGGATCTTACATTGGGTTTAAGGCCGAGATTGTAAGAAGAACGCTCTTTTTATTCAAATCTAAAACCTCAAGTGCTCACCTTCCTCTGTTCTCACTTGTACCTGCAGGAGAGTGGAGATGAATCAATAATCACCACAAAGCTCAATCATTAATTATAAAAACTTATCACGAATGTGTATTTATAGATCTGTATATCACGTTTTAGTTAAGCGTCTTGTTCTTAAGTATATTTTTGGTCATACAAAACCTTCGAGGACAAAGGGACGTATTTCCCCCCAAGATCCTCCGATGATGTTTGTGCATTTGTAACTGAACCTAGATCTCGAATCTAGAAATATGATTTTGTACGTGATCAAATCTGTAAAATAACAAAATGTATTATGTAGGGCACTATTTTGGGTTATGAATATTATCCAAATCTTGCTCAAATTTGAACAGATACTGGAAAAACTTGAAAACTCTGAAATTAAGTTGAACTAGGTGATTATCCCGTGCTCATGCAAAGATAGAAATATTTACAAAATAAATATATTATAAAATTATTAATATTATATTTTAAGTTTAATTATTTTGTAATTTATAGGTATGGTTTATTTTAAATAATATTATATTATTTTAATTAGAGATGTAATTTGGATACATAATATCTAGTCTATTTGGTTAGTATTTGGGTATATTGAATTGTATCTACTTTTCCAAATTTAACCATAACTAGATACGGATCCGCGCTGTGCGCGGATATTATTTTGTCAAATCTTCATTAAAATTATTCTGATTATATTATTATATTTTTAAATTTATGATTTATATTTTATGTTATATAATATGCACATAATATATATATATATTTTTTGACACATATATAATATATTTCCATACATGTATATGTGTTATTTTATAATGCATAATGTTTCATATGTAGTAAGTTAGTAGTTTGATTTGATGATTAATTGTGATATTAATTTTCCTAATTAAGGAATTAATAGTAGATAAAAATTATATTACTTTCCTTTACATTACATAAAATAATTTGTTTTAAATAATTTAAATATTTAATAATTTTAACCAAAATAAATTTGTTTTATCTAATTTATTTAATTTATTTAATTTTTAGATTTTTATGATTGTTTTAGATTTTTTTGAATTTTTTCCAATTATTTCAAAAATTTTGATGTAATTTTATTATTTATTTAATGTTTAAAAAAGGAAAAAACCCAACACATCATCATTTTAACATAAGAAATGAATAGTACCAGTCACCTGTTTGACTTGAAGAATAAGTAAACCTCGTTGGAGGTTTGTTATGATAAAAATGTCACTTTAAAGTGGTAGTAAAAAAAATTAAGTGTTTAAAGTGTTAGTACGTGACACTTTGAGAGTTTTTAATGCGATTTTCCTATTAAAAACTATATATGATTAATTGTGCTCTAGATATCCCATACTAAGCAATATTATGAAATAAGAATTAAAAACATTCCGTATAATCTTTTTTTTTTAGAATCGTTAGGCATATTCTAAATTTAGCTTTTAGGGGTCACTAAATCATATTCCGAAATTAGTTTCAAGAAAATTAAGATATAAAATATAAATAATATAGATGATAAGTTGGTACATAGGAAAGGAACTCAAAAATATAAGGGAAAATATCTTCAAAATAACCAAATTACTTTTCAAATCTAACATGGTATAGGTATGAAAGATATATTAGTGTAGATTTGATCAAATAGATAACAGCTATCGTTAGAATATTCGGCCTAAATTATTGTACGTAGATCTTTTTAGATATACAAATTTTCAAAAAAATTAAAATACACTATTATAACACAACACTATTATATATATGTACCGTTACTAAACTCAACTTATTAATATAAAGAATTGTACTGTGTTATGTAGAAAATATGAGAAAACGTTTGTAATGTAATGTGTCAATAGGATCTAAACTTACATGATTTGAATATGACATTCAAGCTTATTTGTTTACTATGTTGTGTTTATAATAGCAGGTTAGAAAATGTGATAATGTAAGCTTAAGAGAGGAATAAGTGCTAGGAAGGAAACGTCTTTTGTAGTTTACATGGATCAAGATCTCCCAGTGTGGTTCACAGAATCAATATGAGTCCGTAAAATTGATGAAAAAAAAAAGGAATAAGTGATTTTGGATTATATGCCATTTGATACACTTATAATAAAAGTCATATTCAAACCTCACGTAAGTATAGAGATTGTTAGAATGTTTAGTATTGTGAAAGATGGAGAAATATGAATTGATCAGGTTTTTGGTGTGTTGTAGGTAAAGGTTGTGTACAGAAGAGAAACAAATATAATTGAAGCACTAACTTCTCTATAGTTACATAACTGGTGAACGTGTGAGACAATAAAATGTACCGGCTAAAAATTTTATGATAAACAATAACTTCTCTTTGCACTTATACTACATGTGATGTATATTAAGTAATGTCAGTTTTAGTTAGTATTGAAGCAAAGTTAAACGGACGATTAGTATAAGAGTATTTGATATTTGTATTATTTTATTCAATAAATAACCAAAGTATGGTATGGTTTATAAATAACCAAAGTATGGTATGGTTTAATGTGAGACTGGTTTAGATTAAATAATACGGTTGATATTAAGTAAGTTTAATAAGGAGCGTGTCATATGAGTGTTAGGTTCTAAAATGAGTACAAAATTTAAATGACAACT
It encodes:
- the LOC106319187 gene encoding uncharacterized protein LOC106319187, with the translated sequence MEATIISSSALISPLRFHPFSTNKMMIKKKKKKMSVSAAASSGKDHYYGGGRLVDENMIVLRKRIHEMKMVERNYEPPSHWMDWEKRFYSSYDSVICESVGLLQSFLMNSRPTVAIATLLLLIVSVPVSSSVLAFRLLDLLQWVLAAATSGHVG